The proteins below are encoded in one region of Rhododendron vialii isolate Sample 1 chromosome 7a, ASM3025357v1:
- the LOC131332990 gene encoding serine carboxypeptidase-like 7 — protein sequence MASWISSYIASILVLSLLLACCSEPAVSSSAVESLPGFQGPLPFELETGYVGVDESENVQLFYYFVKSESNPQEDPLVLWLNGGPGCSSITGFMYEIGPLNFKAMQKYGSLPELVLNPNSWSKVASIIFLDLPVGAGFSYARTSLATHSSDLQACEHAYQFLSEWLMNHPEFLSNPFYVGGDSYAGITVPAIVQLISNGNHVCWHPISQRKLKELLGHTPPQVVAGALAGIVVAFILYCLYIAVAGAVGERKESKGQRSDNNGKRLSHSWLNNDGVREALHIRKGSIGEWTRCNLGLPYTPNIAESFVYHVNLSTKGYRSLIYSGDHDLIVPFLGTQAWIRSLNYSIVNDWRSWVVEGQVAGYTRTYANRMTFATVKGGGHTAPEYKPVECRVMFERWISRQPL from the exons GATTTTGGTCCTGTCTCTTCTGCTGGCTTGTTGTTCAGAGCCCGCGGTCTCTTCTTCTGCAGTTGAGTCTCTCCCAGGATTCCAAGGCccgcttccttttgaactcgaAACCGG CTATGTGGGAGTGGATGAATCAGAGAATGTGCAGCTATTCTACTACTTTGTGAAGTCAGAGTCCAACCCACAAGAGGACCCATTGGTACTTTGGCTAAATGGAGGCCCTGGCTGCTCTTCCATTACCGGTTTCATGTATGAAATAG GTCCGCTGAATTTCAAGGCAATGCAGAAATATGGGAGCTTGCCCGAATTAGTGTTGAATCCAAATTCATGGTCAAAG GTGGCAAGCATAATATTTTTGGATTTGCCAGTGGGAGCTGGATTCTCGTACGCAAGAACCTCACTTGCTACTCACTCGTCAGATTTACAAGCTTGTGAACACGCCTATCAATTTCTGAGTGAG TGGCTGATGAATCATCCGGAATTCCTCTCAAACCCATTTTACGTGGGCGGAGATTCGTACGCGGGCATTACGGTTCCAGCTATCGTGCAACTTATTTCAAATG GAAATCATGTCTGTT GGCATCCAATCAGTCAAAGAAAGCTCAAGGAACTTCTTGGCCACACTCCGCCCCAGGTTGTTGCTGGAGCTCTAGCAGGCATTGTTGTTGCTTTT ATCCTCTATTGCTTATATATTGCTGTTGCTGGTGCTGTTGGAGAAAGGAAAGAgtccaaaggacaaaggagTGAT AACAATGGAAAACGGCTCTCCCATTCTTGGCTTAACAATGACGGTGTCCGAGAAGCACTTCATATTCGGAAG GGAAGCATAGGGGAGTGGACAAGATGCAACCTTGGATTGCCTTACACTCCTAACATCGCCGAGAGTTTTGTGTATCACGTAAATCTCAGCACTAAAGGTTACAGATCACTAATATACAG CGGTGATCACGATTTGATTGTGCCATTTTTGGGAACTCAAGCATGGATACGATCCCTGAACTACTCCATTGTCAACGACTGGCGGTCGTGGGTTGTCGAGGGCCAAGTTGCCGG TTATACAAGGACTTACGCGAATCGGATGACATTTGCCACGGTGAAG GGAGGAGGGCACACAGCTCCAGAGTATAAGCCTGTTGAGTGTCGTGTCATGTTTGAAAGATGGATCTCTCGTCAACCTCTATAA